A genomic segment from Brucella pseudogrignonensis encodes:
- a CDS encoding patatin-like phospholipase family protein, producing MDMTLTTSPRIAVAFGGGGARGIAHIHIIEVLDELGIKPVAIAGSSIGSIVGAGMANGMSGAEIHEYMAAIFNRRSEVARRMWQARPERWVELLKGGFRVSQFNLEKILDVFLPASLPENVEQLKIPMSITASDFHAATELNIERGDLRSAIAASCAIPPVFRPVRRDGRILVDGGLLNPVPFDLLFDKADIVIGIDVVGAPVGPDDYMPTTMEAVMGANQLTMCSIIENKFRNRPPHIFLRPNVERIGLLDFLKFEQILSQTAPIREELKQALDTVLSGRFGAATS from the coding sequence ATGGATATGACACTAACAACATCACCGCGTATCGCCGTCGCTTTTGGCGGCGGTGGTGCGCGTGGTATCGCGCATATCCATATTATCGAAGTGCTCGACGAACTTGGCATTAAGCCCGTGGCGATCGCTGGTTCGTCCATTGGCTCAATCGTTGGCGCTGGCATGGCCAATGGCATGAGCGGCGCTGAAATTCATGAATATATGGCGGCGATTTTCAATCGCCGTTCCGAAGTCGCCCGTCGCATGTGGCAGGCCCGGCCTGAGCGCTGGGTGGAACTTCTCAAAGGTGGCTTCCGAGTAAGCCAGTTCAATCTTGAGAAGATATTAGACGTTTTTCTTCCCGCATCATTGCCCGAAAATGTCGAGCAACTGAAAATTCCGATGAGCATCACAGCATCAGACTTTCATGCGGCAACAGAACTCAATATTGAACGGGGTGATCTGCGTTCAGCTATTGCTGCGTCCTGCGCTATCCCGCCTGTTTTCAGGCCGGTGCGTCGCGATGGGCGTATTCTTGTTGATGGCGGACTGCTTAATCCTGTGCCCTTCGACTTGCTCTTCGACAAGGCAGATATTGTTATAGGCATTGATGTGGTTGGTGCGCCCGTTGGCCCGGATGACTATATGCCGACCACGATGGAAGCTGTCATGGGGGCGAACCAGCTCACCATGTGTTCCATCATTGAGAACAAGTTTCGCAACCGTCCGCCGCATATTTTTCTGCGCCCGAATGTGGAACGGATTGGCCTGCTCGACTTCCTGAAATTCGAACAGATACTGTCGCAAACAGCACCCATTCGAGAAGAACTCAAACAGGCACTGGATACGGTTTTGAGCGGCAGGTTTGGGGCCGCGACGTCCTGA
- a CDS encoding MFS transporter: protein MPQRNSPLAPFQYGTFRALWSATLFSNLGGLVQTVGAGWMMATIAHSDDMVALVQASTTLPVMIFSVAAGALADNFDRRRIMLAAQIMLLVISAALAACAYLNVLTPWMLLGFTFLIGCGGALHNPSWQASMGDIVPRTDLPAAVALNSMSFNLMRSIGPAIGGAIVAAAGAAFAFIFNAFSYCALILALWRWQPQIAKSSLPRESLGPAMVAGLRYVAMSPNLLKVMFRGFLFGLSAIVILALLPLVARDLVQGTALTYGIMLGFFGIGAIGGALSSARLRELLGNEWLVRIAFVAFAVSCSLLSISHTVWLSCMFLMPAGMSWVLALSLFNVTVQLSTPRWVVGRALALYQTATFGGMAAGSWLWGSVADEFGVSGALLAAACFLVFGAVVGFLLPQPDFESLNLDPLNRFSEPQLRLDLRSRSGPIMIMVDYKIAQEDVQAFLAAMALRRRIRIRDGARQWALLRDLENPETWTESYHVPTWVEYVRHNQRRTQSDAEVSERLIALHKGDAPPVVHRMIERQTVSIHDDMPLKAHLDFH, encoded by the coding sequence ATGCCGCAACGAAATTCCCCTCTGGCTCCATTCCAATATGGAACCTTTCGTGCTCTCTGGTCTGCAACTCTGTTTTCAAACCTTGGTGGTCTTGTACAAACAGTTGGCGCGGGCTGGATGATGGCGACTATTGCGCATTCAGATGACATGGTTGCGTTGGTGCAGGCCTCAACGACACTTCCGGTTATGATTTTCTCCGTTGCGGCTGGAGCGCTTGCTGATAATTTCGATCGTCGGCGAATTATGCTGGCGGCGCAAATCATGTTGCTCGTCATCTCTGCAGCGCTGGCTGCCTGCGCTTATCTCAACGTCTTAACGCCATGGATGCTACTTGGGTTCACATTCCTGATTGGCTGTGGGGGCGCATTGCACAATCCTTCTTGGCAGGCTTCAATGGGGGATATCGTACCGAGAACAGACCTACCGGCTGCGGTTGCACTTAATTCTATGAGTTTCAACCTGATGCGCAGTATAGGTCCTGCAATTGGTGGTGCCATTGTTGCAGCAGCTGGCGCTGCATTTGCGTTTATTTTTAATGCTTTCAGCTATTGTGCACTTATTCTCGCACTTTGGCGTTGGCAGCCACAAATAGCTAAATCGAGTTTACCGCGAGAATCTTTGGGGCCCGCAATGGTGGCTGGCTTGCGCTATGTTGCCATGTCGCCAAATTTATTGAAGGTGATGTTTCGCGGCTTTCTGTTTGGTTTGTCCGCAATCGTTATTCTTGCACTTTTGCCTCTGGTTGCCCGCGACCTTGTACAAGGCACGGCGCTTACTTATGGCATAATGCTTGGCTTTTTCGGCATCGGCGCAATCGGCGGTGCACTCTCCAGTGCACGCTTGCGTGAACTGCTTGGTAATGAGTGGTTGGTGCGCATAGCATTCGTAGCTTTTGCTGTGAGTTGTTCGCTTCTTTCGATCAGTCACACGGTCTGGTTAAGCTGCATGTTTCTAATGCCAGCGGGGATGTCTTGGGTTCTGGCACTATCACTCTTTAACGTGACTGTGCAGCTTTCAACACCGCGATGGGTGGTAGGGAGAGCGTTGGCACTTTATCAGACAGCGACGTTTGGAGGCATGGCTGCAGGTAGTTGGTTATGGGGCTCTGTTGCTGATGAGTTTGGTGTGTCGGGCGCGTTGCTGGCTGCAGCCTGCTTTTTGGTGTTTGGGGCCGTAGTTGGTTTTTTGCTGCCACAACCCGATTTTGAATCGCTTAATCTTGATCCGCTTAATCGCTTCAGCGAGCCACAGTTACGTCTGGATTTACGCTCCCGAAGTGGTCCGATTATGATTATGGTTGATTATAAAATTGCTCAGGAAGACGTTCAGGCGTTCCTCGCTGCAATGGCTTTAAGAAGACGAATTAGGATTCGAGATGGAGCGCGTCAATGGGCATTGTTGCGTGACTTAGAGAACCCTGAAACGTGGACCGAAAGTTATCACGTTCCGACATGGGTGGAATATGTGCGTCATAATCAGCGACGCACGCAGTCGGATGCTGAAGTATCAGAAAGGCTTATCGCTCTCCATAAAGGTGATGCGCCGCCAGTTGTACATCGTATGATAGAGCGACAGACAGTGTCTATTCATGACGATATGCCGCTCAAAGCGCATCTCGATTTCCACTAG
- a CDS encoding monovalent cation:proton antiporter-2 (CPA2) family protein, with amino-acid sequence MVPTGGSLYLQALMILGGAIIAAPLFKRLGLGTVLGYLAAGIVIGPVARLISDGEDLLHFSELGVVFLLFIIGLELKPSRLWALRHAIFGLGAAQVILTGSALAALGIYLAGLTTEAAIIIGFGLALSSTAFAMQVLEDRAETNQKHGQRAFAILLFQDLAIVPILAIIPALSPNEPSQASAGFHLATAIAAIAALVIAGRYLINPMFRIIANTGAREVMIAAALFVVLGSASLLQAAGLSMAMGAFISGVLLAESSYRHELEADIEPFRGIFLGLFFVAVGLSLNLTVILQYWQTILIAVPIFMVVKAAITYLLCRIFRSNHNDAIRVAFLLPQGGEFAFVLFSAAAAAAVISNALSSELVAAVTVSMALTPLSVAIGSRLIIKDKTEDVIEENFEGAGADVLMIGFSRYGQISAQILLAGGIDVTVIDNSPNRVRAAGKFGFRIYFGDGTRKDVLEAAGIRKAKLVAVCTHKKEITNRIVNLIQSEYPDVRLFVRSYDREHTLQLRAQGVEYELRETFESGLLFGQRTLEGLGVSEAEAYNIREDVRQRDEDRLHVQASEGIMAGRHLLFNKPVTPEPLVKPAREGQRIDKAGDDMAESPTSPAVAAE; translated from the coding sequence ATGGTCCCAACTGGCGGAAGTCTCTACTTACAAGCGCTGATGATTCTGGGCGGCGCGATTATCGCGGCTCCGCTGTTCAAACGGCTCGGCCTTGGGACCGTTCTCGGCTATCTTGCAGCGGGGATTGTGATCGGTCCGGTGGCACGGCTCATTTCGGATGGCGAAGATCTGCTGCATTTCTCAGAGCTTGGCGTCGTCTTCCTGCTGTTCATCATCGGGCTTGAGTTAAAGCCGTCGCGTCTATGGGCTTTGCGTCATGCAATTTTTGGTCTCGGTGCAGCGCAAGTCATACTCACAGGGTCCGCCCTTGCAGCACTCGGCATCTACCTTGCAGGTTTGACCACTGAAGCGGCGATCATAATCGGCTTTGGTCTTGCCCTGTCATCGACAGCTTTTGCCATGCAAGTGTTGGAAGATCGTGCAGAAACCAACCAGAAGCATGGACAGCGCGCTTTTGCGATTCTGTTGTTTCAGGATCTCGCAATCGTGCCAATTCTGGCAATCATTCCAGCACTTTCCCCGAATGAGCCGTCCCAAGCTAGCGCCGGGTTTCACCTTGCAACCGCTATCGCAGCTATTGCAGCGCTTGTTATCGCGGGGCGCTATCTGATCAACCCGATGTTCCGGATCATTGCCAATACCGGCGCGCGCGAGGTCATGATCGCAGCCGCCCTGTTTGTGGTGTTGGGTTCGGCAAGCCTGCTGCAAGCCGCCGGGCTTTCAATGGCCATGGGGGCATTCATTTCAGGTGTTCTGCTCGCTGAATCGTCCTATCGTCATGAGTTGGAAGCGGATATCGAACCATTCCGCGGTATCTTCCTTGGCCTGTTCTTCGTGGCTGTCGGTCTCTCGCTCAACCTCACAGTCATTCTGCAATATTGGCAGACGATCTTGATTGCCGTGCCGATCTTCATGGTCGTCAAAGCGGCAATCACCTATTTGCTCTGCCGCATCTTCCGTTCAAACCACAATGATGCGATCCGCGTTGCTTTTCTGCTACCACAAGGCGGTGAGTTCGCTTTCGTACTTTTCTCGGCAGCTGCAGCAGCGGCCGTCATTTCTAATGCGCTAAGTTCCGAGCTTGTTGCTGCCGTAACAGTCTCGATGGCTCTGACACCGCTTTCTGTAGCGATCGGCTCAAGGCTTATCATCAAAGATAAAACCGAAGACGTCATCGAAGAAAACTTCGAAGGCGCCGGAGCTGACGTTCTGATGATCGGCTTTTCGCGTTACGGACAAATTTCGGCGCAGATATTACTTGCGGGCGGCATAGACGTGACGGTGATCGACAACTCACCCAATCGCGTTCGTGCAGCCGGGAAATTCGGTTTTCGGATTTATTTTGGCGATGGCACCCGCAAGGATGTGTTGGAAGCGGCAGGCATACGTAAGGCAAAGCTTGTGGCTGTCTGCACGCATAAGAAAGAAATCACCAACCGCATCGTTAACCTGATCCAGTCTGAATACCCCGATGTTCGCCTGTTTGTTCGCTCTTATGACCGTGAACACACGCTGCAACTGCGTGCGCAAGGCGTGGAATATGAACTGCGCGAGACTTTTGAGTCGGGCCTTTTGTTTGGTCAGCGCACTTTGGAAGGCTTGGGCGTATCGGAAGCAGAAGCCTATAACATTCGCGAAGATGTGCGTCAGCGCGATGAAGATCGTCTGCATGTGCAAGCATCGGAAGGGATCATGGCGGGGCGGCACCTGCTCTTTAACAAGCCAGTAACACCGGAACCATTGGTGAAGCCTGCACGCGAAGGACAGCGTATCGACAAGGCCGGTGATGATATGGCTGAAAGCCCAACTTCACCCGCCGTTGCGGCTGAGTAA
- the waaA gene encoding lipid IV(A) 3-deoxy-D-manno-octulosonic acid transferase, whose amino-acid sequence MSERWARNMLSAYRMLGSAAYPFIGTYISYRASRGKEERARRGERYGKTSIARPQGPVIWAHAASVGESVAMAPLIESIAATGIHIVMTTGTVTSAKLVADQLGDQVIHQYAPLDLQPAVNNFLDHWKPDLVIGCESEIWPATVLSLGTRHIPQVLVNGRLSDRSFASWQKRPELAEALFENFAHVIAQSELDGERFRTLGARPVSVSGNLKVDTAPAPADPQALAALQQQIGGRRTWAAISTHDGEEEIAAEVHQMLKVRYPRLVTIIVPRHPNRAPAIEAMLAEKGLKVAARSRGDVIEADTDVLLGDTIGEMGLYLQLTEVAFIGNSLTKEGGHNPLEPAMMGTAVLTGKNVQNFRDSFQRLIKNGGARVVKDRNMLAGAINFLFNNPEHLKTMIRAGADTVKDMRGALNRTLNSLEPFIQPLVLQAQLPGNRNEAAFIHGGI is encoded by the coding sequence ATGAGTGAACGGTGGGCGCGAAACATGTTGTCGGCCTATCGCATGCTCGGCTCTGCCGCTTATCCCTTTATTGGGACTTACATTTCCTACCGGGCCTCGCGTGGCAAAGAGGAGCGCGCACGGCGCGGCGAACGCTATGGCAAGACCTCTATCGCTCGTCCGCAGGGTCCGGTGATCTGGGCGCATGCTGCCAGTGTGGGTGAATCGGTGGCGATGGCCCCGCTGATCGAAAGCATTGCTGCGACTGGTATCCATATTGTTATGACGACCGGGACAGTAACCTCTGCCAAACTCGTCGCGGATCAGCTCGGTGATCAGGTCATTCATCAATATGCGCCGCTTGATCTGCAACCGGCAGTCAATAATTTTCTCGATCACTGGAAGCCTGATCTGGTCATTGGCTGCGAATCTGAAATCTGGCCAGCAACAGTGCTTTCACTTGGCACACGGCATATTCCGCAGGTTCTCGTTAATGGTCGCCTTTCCGACCGCTCGTTTGCCTCATGGCAGAAGCGACCTGAATTGGCCGAGGCACTGTTTGAAAATTTCGCGCATGTGATTGCGCAATCGGAACTTGATGGAGAGCGCTTCCGCACCCTCGGGGCACGGCCTGTCAGCGTTTCAGGCAATCTCAAGGTTGATACAGCGCCTGCTCCAGCTGATCCGCAGGCACTGGCGGCGCTTCAGCAACAGATTGGCGGACGTCGTACCTGGGCCGCCATCTCGACGCATGACGGTGAAGAGGAAATCGCAGCCGAAGTGCACCAAATGCTGAAAGTGCGCTATCCGCGTCTCGTAACAATCATTGTTCCGCGTCATCCCAACCGCGCACCCGCTATTGAAGCCATGCTCGCCGAAAAGGGCTTAAAGGTTGCAGCGCGCAGCCGTGGCGATGTGATCGAAGCGGATACCGATGTTCTGCTGGGTGATACGATTGGCGAAATGGGTCTTTATCTGCAACTCACCGAAGTTGCTTTCATCGGCAATTCGCTGACCAAAGAAGGCGGCCACAATCCGCTGGAACCGGCAATGATGGGCACTGCTGTGCTGACTGGCAAGAATGTTCAAAACTTCCGTGACTCTTTCCAGCGTCTCATCAAGAATGGTGGCGCGCGTGTTGTGAAAGATCGCAATATGCTGGCAGGCGCAATCAATTTTCTCTTTAACAACCCCGAGCACTTGAAAACGATGATCCGTGCCGGCGCTGATACGGTTAAAGATATGCGCGGTGCGCTTAACCGCACGCTCAATTCGCTTGAGCCGTTCATTCAGCCATTGGTGCTGCAAGCGCAATTGCCGGGAAATCGCAATGAAGCGGCTTTCATCCATGGCGGCATCTGA
- a CDS encoding DUF4170 domain-containing protein, producing the protein MSVEGNKKQLLHLVFGGELTKLGTVQFRDLDNLDVVGIYPDYESAKTAWKSKAQQTVDNAHMRYFIVHLHRLLDPEGVDLKAE; encoded by the coding sequence ATGAGCGTCGAAGGCAACAAGAAGCAGCTTCTTCATCTGGTGTTTGGCGGTGAGCTGACAAAGCTTGGAACCGTTCAGTTCCGTGATCTCGATAATCTCGATGTTGTCGGAATCTATCCGGACTATGAATCGGCCAAGACTGCATGGAAATCTAAGGCACAGCAGACGGTTGATAACGCGCATATGCGCTATTTCATCGTTCATCTGCACCGTCTGCTCGACCCGGAAGGCGTTGATCTGAAAGCAGAATAA
- a CDS encoding 3'(2'),5'-bisphosphate nucleotidase CysQ, which yields MPEIEKRKDIQNELELLRHAAREAGRIAMRYFGHSLEVWFKEGQSPVSEADFAVDTYLKQVLLEARPDYGWISEETTDDRANAVRRRSFVIDPIDGTRGFIHGQSQWCVSLAIVEDGKPIAGVLQCPVLNEVIEAGKGFGASQNGLPIQTCLPPPGEKISMASAKRMVDVLPEGWRDRVIVHPYVPSLAYRIAMVARGDIAGTFIRPNSHDWDLAAADLILSESGGALLNHDAQPLHYGGPTLQHGALVASSGNLLQEMLSVVADWPLS from the coding sequence TTGCCGGAAATTGAGAAACGAAAAGACATTCAGAACGAACTTGAACTTCTGCGTCATGCAGCGCGTGAGGCAGGCCGCATTGCCATGCGGTATTTCGGCCATTCGCTGGAGGTTTGGTTCAAAGAAGGTCAGTCGCCGGTTAGCGAAGCCGATTTCGCGGTCGATACCTATCTGAAGCAGGTTTTGCTCGAAGCACGGCCTGACTATGGCTGGATTTCTGAGGAAACAACAGATGATCGTGCGAATGCGGTGCGTCGCCGTTCTTTTGTGATTGATCCCATCGATGGAACGCGCGGTTTCATTCATGGTCAGTCTCAGTGGTGCGTGAGTCTTGCTATTGTCGAGGATGGCAAACCGATTGCCGGTGTGCTGCAATGCCCGGTGCTGAACGAAGTTATTGAGGCTGGCAAAGGCTTTGGTGCATCGCAAAATGGATTGCCGATCCAGACGTGCTTGCCGCCTCCCGGTGAAAAAATCTCGATGGCCTCGGCAAAACGTATGGTGGATGTACTGCCGGAAGGCTGGCGCGACCGCGTGATCGTCCATCCTTATGTGCCATCGCTTGCTTACCGGATTGCAATGGTGGCACGCGGCGATATTGCTGGCACCTTCATTCGGCCAAATTCGCATGATTGGGACTTGGCTGCAGCTGATCTGATCTTAAGTGAGTCGGGCGGGGCGTTGCTCAATCACGATGCTCAGCCGCTTCACTATGGTGGACCAACGTTGCAACACGGAGCATTGGTGGCATCGAGTGGAAACCTTTTGCAGGAAATGTTGAGTGTTGTAGCCGATTGGCCATTGAGCTAA
- the lpxK gene encoding tetraacyldisaccharide 4'-kinase — MASEAPPFWWGKPDWRAHSLTPLSWVYGAVAGRRLLNAEPPKIAAPVLCIGNFTVGGAGKTPTAIAFAKAAKERGLAPGIVSRGYGGDYKGLHIVDPSNDSARHVGDEPLLLARHAPVALCPDRLKSAQALLACGCDFIIMDDGFQSARLHTDFALLVVDSTRGIGNGKVIPAGPLRAPLTDQMRKTDALLRIGKGSEADYVVRQASRAGRPVYDAQLIPSSLAEVAGNRWLPFAGIGNPTKFFASVRQAGGEIVETRTFPDHYPYTAADIEELRDRARHLGVSLITTAKDQVRLITTQNLPRSFARELAILDVELDFDRQDAINLIINTAIARFKARNAA; from the coding sequence ATGGCGAGTGAGGCACCGCCCTTCTGGTGGGGGAAACCCGACTGGCGTGCGCATAGTCTCACACCGCTTTCGTGGGTTTACGGGGCTGTCGCAGGTCGCAGGCTTCTCAACGCAGAACCACCAAAGATCGCCGCTCCCGTTCTGTGTATCGGTAATTTCACGGTCGGCGGTGCGGGCAAAACGCCCACTGCAATCGCATTTGCAAAAGCTGCGAAAGAACGCGGCCTCGCTCCCGGCATCGTCTCGCGCGGCTATGGCGGCGATTACAAAGGGCTTCATATTGTCGACCCGTCAAACGATAGTGCTCGTCATGTTGGTGATGAGCCGCTTTTGCTTGCCCGTCATGCACCAGTTGCACTCTGCCCCGACCGGCTTAAATCAGCGCAGGCATTGCTGGCATGCGGCTGTGATTTCATCATTATGGATGATGGTTTTCAAAGCGCACGGTTGCATACCGATTTTGCACTGCTGGTGGTTGATTCTACGCGGGGCATCGGTAACGGGAAGGTTATTCCGGCAGGGCCGTTGCGTGCACCGTTGACTGACCAGATGCGCAAAACCGATGCGCTTTTGCGTATCGGCAAGGGAAGTGAAGCGGATTATGTGGTGCGACAGGCATCGCGGGCCGGGCGTCCCGTCTACGACGCGCAGTTGATACCTTCATCATTGGCGGAAGTTGCAGGCAATCGCTGGCTGCCCTTTGCAGGAATTGGCAATCCGACCAAGTTTTTTGCGAGCGTCCGGCAGGCAGGTGGAGAGATTGTCGAAACTCGAACCTTCCCCGATCATTATCCCTATACCGCTGCTGATATCGAAGAATTAAGAGATAGAGCCAGGCACTTAGGGGTCAGTCTGATCACGACGGCGAAGGATCAGGTACGTTTGATAACGACGCAAAATTTGCCAAGGTCATTCGCGCGAGAGCTTGCTATTCTTGATGTTGAACTCGATTTTGATCGCCAGGATGCGATTAATCTCATTATCAATACAGCTATAGCTCGGTTTAAAGCGCGAAATGCGGCTTAG
- a CDS encoding TldD/PmbA family protein, which translates to MISDNSSGKLVDRAAQLVAAAKRAGADHADAVVIRARSVSVSVRLGKVEGTESSESDDFSLRVFVGRRIASVSANAGSNPDQLAERAVAMSRVAPEDPFEQLADPDLLAKQPRDLDLYDATEIDTARLTADALATEEAARAVAGVTNSGGAGASRSMGGLVLVTSSGFSGEYAATRFGRSVSAIAGEGTKMERDYDFSSRLHFADLDTPENIGRRAGERAVRRLGARQAKTGPVNVVFDPRLARGIAGHLASAINGASVARKTSFLRDSLGKQILKSGINVTDNPLRIRGSSSRPFDGEGIEGQPLTMVENGVLAHWLLSGSSARELGLVGNGRGVRSGSGVTPASTNFAIEPGLETPEALIRALGTGFYVTEVFGQGVDMITGQYSRGASGFWIENGELAYPVSEVTIASNLKDMFLNMTPASDIDRNFGMTAPTLVIEGMTLAGN; encoded by the coding sequence ATGATTTCAGACAATTCATCGGGTAAACTTGTTGATCGCGCGGCACAGCTGGTGGCTGCTGCAAAGCGCGCCGGAGCTGATCATGCTGACGCAGTTGTGATCCGCGCCCGCTCGGTGAGTGTTTCGGTCCGGCTTGGTAAGGTTGAGGGAACCGAATCGTCCGAAAGCGATGATTTTTCTCTGCGGGTTTTCGTCGGTCGCCGCATTGCCAGTGTTTCGGCAAATGCAGGCAGCAATCCGGATCAACTGGCAGAGCGTGCCGTGGCCATGTCGCGTGTTGCACCGGAAGATCCGTTTGAGCAATTGGCCGATCCTGATCTGCTGGCGAAGCAGCCACGTGATCTTGATCTTTATGACGCAACCGAAATTGATACAGCACGGCTGACAGCGGATGCGCTGGCGACAGAAGAGGCCGCGCGTGCGGTCGCGGGCGTGACCAATTCGGGTGGCGCAGGCGCATCGCGCAGCATGGGCGGTCTCGTGCTTGTCACATCGTCTGGCTTCTCTGGCGAATATGCGGCGACGCGTTTTGGCCGCTCGGTGTCTGCTATTGCGGGCGAGGGCACGAAGATGGAGCGCGATTACGATTTTAGCTCGCGCTTGCATTTCGCTGATCTTGATACGCCTGAAAATATTGGTCGTCGTGCTGGCGAACGTGCTGTTCGTCGTCTTGGCGCACGCCAAGCCAAGACAGGGCCAGTCAATGTCGTGTTCGATCCGCGTTTGGCGCGCGGTATTGCAGGGCATCTTGCAAGTGCGATCAATGGCGCGTCTGTTGCGCGCAAGACGAGTTTTTTGCGCGATAGTCTTGGCAAGCAGATTCTGAAATCAGGCATTAATGTCACCGATAATCCTTTGCGCATTCGTGGATCATCGTCACGTCCGTTTGATGGCGAGGGCATTGAAGGTCAGCCGCTCACAATGGTTGAGAATGGTGTACTCGCACATTGGTTGCTGTCCGGGTCGAGCGCACGTGAACTTGGTCTTGTTGGCAATGGGCGCGGTGTGCGTTCGGGTTCGGGTGTAACACCTGCCTCAACCAATTTTGCGATTGAGCCGGGTCTTGAGACGCCGGAAGCGCTCATTCGTGCGCTTGGCACCGGCTTTTACGTGACGGAAGTCTTCGGTCAGGGCGTCGATATGATCACCGGACAATATAGCCGTGGCGCATCGGGTTTCTGGATCGAAAATGGTGAGCTGGCTTATCCGGTGAGCGAGGTAACCATTGCGTCCAATCTAAAAGATATGTTCCTCAACATGACGCCTGCTTCTGATATTGACCGGAATTTTGGCATGACCGCCCCAACACTCGTGATTGAAGGCATGACCCTTGCCGGAAATTGA
- a CDS encoding lysophospholipid acyltransferase family protein, whose translation MSGSRDRSDGFAKRLWRRIRGPLARSAVVKSALVQLISGYLKFVRLTNPLCKGSADIKVLLRENSPSIITFWHGQHIMAPVVRPHDLAVVAMFSRSADAELNARIAEKFGFITVRGSGGRGEGNSAKKGGARALLTLKNALKKGQSASMIADIAHGTAREAGEGIILLAKLSGRPIMPFAYAFSRNHVLHKTWDKTTIPLPFGRSMIVCGEPVWVDENADEAQLEEKRMELTRQLNDATHRAYAALEAGK comes from the coding sequence TTGTCTGGTTCGCGTGATCGTTCTGATGGCTTTGCTAAGCGCTTGTGGCGCCGCATTCGCGGCCCGCTTGCGCGTTCTGCTGTGGTTAAATCTGCGCTGGTGCAGTTAATTTCAGGCTATTTGAAGTTCGTGCGCCTGACCAATCCGCTGTGCAAAGGCTCTGCGGATATTAAGGTTCTTTTGCGCGAGAATAGCCCTTCGATCATAACTTTCTGGCATGGTCAGCATATTATGGCGCCGGTCGTGCGGCCGCATGATTTGGCTGTGGTTGCCATGTTTTCGCGCAGTGCAGATGCAGAGCTGAACGCGCGTATTGCTGAAAAATTTGGCTTTATCACCGTGCGCGGTTCTGGCGGACGTGGTGAAGGAAACTCAGCGAAAAAAGGTGGTGCACGCGCACTTCTGACATTGAAAAATGCACTGAAAAAGGGACAATCGGCATCGATGATTGCCGATATTGCTCATGGCACGGCGCGGGAGGCGGGCGAGGGTATTATTTTGCTGGCCAAGCTTTCCGGCCGACCAATAATGCCTTTTGCATATGCTTTTTCGCGGAATCATGTTTTGCATAAGACATGGGATAAAACGACTATTCCTTTACCGTTCGGGCGCTCGATGATTGTGTGCGGAGAGCCTGTCTGGGTGGATGAAAATGCCGATGAGGCACAACTGGAAGAAAAGCGCATGGAACTGACGCGACAGCTGAATGACGCGACACATAGAGCCTATGCTGCATTGGAGGCAGGTAAATGA